In the genome of Ancylomarina subtilis, one region contains:
- a CDS encoding NAD(P) transhydrogenase subunit alpha produces MEQILAYFFTYKEAIFIIALSIFVGIEVISHVPSVLHTPLMSGANAISGVIIIGGIILVGHADTSTLSLELILGFFAVIFATLNVVGGFVVTDRMLEMFKKKKK; encoded by the coding sequence ATGGAACAAATATTAGCATACTTTTTTACATATAAGGAGGCAATCTTTATCATTGCTCTATCCATTTTTGTGGGGATTGAAGTTATTTCCCACGTCCCATCAGTTCTTCACACACCTCTCATGTCGGGGGCCAATGCCATCAGTGGCGTCATTATTATTGGCGGTATTATTTTGGTTGGTCATGCTGATACATCGACTTTGTCGCTGGAACTCATACTCGGCTTTTTCGCTGTTATTTTCGCGACACTAAATGTTGTAGGAGGATTTGTTGTAACAGACCGCATGTTGGAAATGTTTAAAAAGAAGAAAAAATAG